From a single Cyprinus carpio isolate SPL01 chromosome A3, ASM1834038v1, whole genome shotgun sequence genomic region:
- the LOC109046700 gene encoding RUN domain-containing protein 1-like isoform X2 — protein sequence MSTEDLSTSDSEAAFAGAGERWAPVGAVANPEDEQWKRGTQAGSVSSGDADLASRLRKLEDEQEQLNSSLLALTSHFAQVQFRLKQIVHAQSDEKERMLLELEEFAFKGCPHVIGCRAQDAQMLENASEREKRERLEAQRKKQKELILQLKTQLDDLERFAYQEGSYDSLPQSVVMERQRVIIDELIKKLDVNLNEDIGNLTPEELRQRVDAAIAQIVNPARVKEQLVEQLKTQIRDLEMFINFIQDEVGNPLLNDGVKSQQAHAAGPNTGATGGMKRVDPEQAQRMRETGLQLIQKALAVLQIFALSQFGCTAGHMPQNMWSQGGEAQDYGPLLQKLEGAVERVRLQASCQQPNSQEEHVVSYSACLSPGGPRDELTASVRKELALALRDLLAHGLYSPSQGMSLVLAPISCLLPFSSSPQTLHPWELFVKYYHSKNGQAFVESPARQLSQSFSLPVGGGPVTVTPKQSLLWAIHTVLKEHGRFKRSADSEFKALVCMALNEQRLVSWVNLLCKSGTLIHSHYQPWSYMAQTGFEGALRILGHLSHLKFSLPVDLAVRQLKNIKDAF from the exons ATGTCGACGGAGGATCTGTCCACTTCCGACAGCGAAGCTGCCTTCGCGGGAGCCGGGGAGCGCTGGGCGCCCGTGGGAGCCGTGGCCAACCCGGAGGATGAGCAGTGGAAGCGGGGCACGCAGGCTGGCTCTGTGTCGTCCGGCGATGCAGACCTGGCATCCAGGCTGAGGAAGCTGGAGGATGAGCAGGAGCAGCTGAACTCGTCGCTCCTCGCGTTAACGTCTCACTTCGCTCAAGTGCAGTTTCGGCTGAAACAGATCGTTCACGCGCAGAGCGACGAGAAAGAGAGGATGCTGCTGGAGCTGGAGGAGTTTGCCTTCAAAGGATGCCCTCATGTTATAGGCTGCAGGGCACAGGACGCTCAGATGCTGGAAAACGCT agtgaaagagagaagagGGAACGCTTGGAAGCTCAGAGAAAGAAGCAGAAGGAGCTGATTCTCCAGCTGAAGACTCAACTTGACGACCTGGAGCGCTTCGCCTACCAGGAGGGCAGCTATGACTCACTGCCTCAGTCTGTGGTCATGGAGAGACAGAGG GTGATCATTGATGAGCTGATTAAGAAGCTTGATGTGAATCTGAATGAAGACATTGGGAACCTCACTCCAGAGGAGCTGCGACAGAGAGTGGACGCCGCTATAGCTCAGATAGTCAACCCGGCTCGAGTCAAAGAGCAGCTGGTTGAGCAGCTCAAGACCCAAATCAGAGACCTGGAGATGTTCATCAACTTCATACAGG ATGAAGTGGGGAACCCTCTGTTAAATGATGGTGTGAAGAGCCAACAGGCCCATGCTGCCGGACCAAACACTGGAGCCACTGGAGGGATGAAGCGAG TGGATCCCGAACAGGCCCAGAGGATGCGGGAAACCGGGCTTCAGCTGATCCAGAAAGCCTTAGCGGTGCTGCAGATCTTTGCACTGAGTCAGTTCGGTTGCACCGCGGGCCACATGCCCCAGAACATGTGGTCTCAGGGTGGTGAGGCTCAAGATTACGGCCCCCTGCTGCAGAAACTCGAAGGAGCCGTGGAGCGCGTACGTCTGCAAGCTTCCTGCCAGCAGCCCAACTCTCAGGAGGAGCACGTGGTCAGCTACTCTGCCTGCCTGTCGCCTGGAGGACCTCGGGACGAACTCACCGCTTCTGTGCGTAAAGAACTGGCCTTGGCACTCCGGGACCTGCTGGCCCATGGACTGTACTCTCCTTCCCAGGGTATGAGCCTGGTCCTTGCCCCCATTTCCTGCTTGCTGCCCTTCAGCTCTTCTCCCCAGACCCTGCATCCCTGGGAACTTTTCGTCAAGTACTATCATTCCAAAAACGGCCAGGCGTTTGTGGAATCGCCCGCTCGGCAGCTCTCTCAATCCTTCAGTTTGCCCGTAGGGGGCGGTCCTGTGACGGTCACTCCCAAGCAGTCTCTGTTATGGGCCATCCATACAGTTCTCAAAGAGCATGGACGATTCAAGCGTAGCGCGGACTCTGAGTTTAAGGCCTTAGTGTGCATGGCCCTCAATGAGCAGAGGCTTGTGTCCTGGGTCAACCTGCTGTGTAAGTCTGGGACGCTCATCCACTCACACTACCAGCCCTGGAGCTACATGGCCCAAACGGGCTTTGAAGGTGCCCTGCGCATCCTGGGTCACCTCAGCCATCTCAAATTCAGCCTTCCTGTAGATTTAGCTGTCAGGCAGCTTAAAAATATCAAAGATGCTTtctaa
- the LOC109046700 gene encoding RUN domain-containing protein 1-like isoform X1, with product MSTEDLSTSDSEAAFAGAGERWAPVGAVANPEDEQWKRGTQAGSVSSGDADLASRLRKLEDEQEQLNSSLLALTSHFAQVQFRLKQIVHAQSDEKERMLLELEEFAFKGCPHVIGCRAQDAQMLENADELSEREKRERLEAQRKKQKELILQLKTQLDDLERFAYQEGSYDSLPQSVVMERQRVIIDELIKKLDVNLNEDIGNLTPEELRQRVDAAIAQIVNPARVKEQLVEQLKTQIRDLEMFINFIQDEVGNPLLNDGVKSQQAHAAGPNTGATGGMKRVDPEQAQRMRETGLQLIQKALAVLQIFALSQFGCTAGHMPQNMWSQGGEAQDYGPLLQKLEGAVERVRLQASCQQPNSQEEHVVSYSACLSPGGPRDELTASVRKELALALRDLLAHGLYSPSQGMSLVLAPISCLLPFSSSPQTLHPWELFVKYYHSKNGQAFVESPARQLSQSFSLPVGGGPVTVTPKQSLLWAIHTVLKEHGRFKRSADSEFKALVCMALNEQRLVSWVNLLCKSGTLIHSHYQPWSYMAQTGFEGALRILGHLSHLKFSLPVDLAVRQLKNIKDAF from the exons ATGTCGACGGAGGATCTGTCCACTTCCGACAGCGAAGCTGCCTTCGCGGGAGCCGGGGAGCGCTGGGCGCCCGTGGGAGCCGTGGCCAACCCGGAGGATGAGCAGTGGAAGCGGGGCACGCAGGCTGGCTCTGTGTCGTCCGGCGATGCAGACCTGGCATCCAGGCTGAGGAAGCTGGAGGATGAGCAGGAGCAGCTGAACTCGTCGCTCCTCGCGTTAACGTCTCACTTCGCTCAAGTGCAGTTTCGGCTGAAACAGATCGTTCACGCGCAGAGCGACGAGAAAGAGAGGATGCTGCTGGAGCTGGAGGAGTTTGCCTTCAAAGGATGCCCTCATGTTATAGGCTGCAGGGCACAGGACGCTCAGATGCTGGAAAACGCT GATGAATTG agtgaaagagagaagagGGAACGCTTGGAAGCTCAGAGAAAGAAGCAGAAGGAGCTGATTCTCCAGCTGAAGACTCAACTTGACGACCTGGAGCGCTTCGCCTACCAGGAGGGCAGCTATGACTCACTGCCTCAGTCTGTGGTCATGGAGAGACAGAGG GTGATCATTGATGAGCTGATTAAGAAGCTTGATGTGAATCTGAATGAAGACATTGGGAACCTCACTCCAGAGGAGCTGCGACAGAGAGTGGACGCCGCTATAGCTCAGATAGTCAACCCGGCTCGAGTCAAAGAGCAGCTGGTTGAGCAGCTCAAGACCCAAATCAGAGACCTGGAGATGTTCATCAACTTCATACAGG ATGAAGTGGGGAACCCTCTGTTAAATGATGGTGTGAAGAGCCAACAGGCCCATGCTGCCGGACCAAACACTGGAGCCACTGGAGGGATGAAGCGAG TGGATCCCGAACAGGCCCAGAGGATGCGGGAAACCGGGCTTCAGCTGATCCAGAAAGCCTTAGCGGTGCTGCAGATCTTTGCACTGAGTCAGTTCGGTTGCACCGCGGGCCACATGCCCCAGAACATGTGGTCTCAGGGTGGTGAGGCTCAAGATTACGGCCCCCTGCTGCAGAAACTCGAAGGAGCCGTGGAGCGCGTACGTCTGCAAGCTTCCTGCCAGCAGCCCAACTCTCAGGAGGAGCACGTGGTCAGCTACTCTGCCTGCCTGTCGCCTGGAGGACCTCGGGACGAACTCACCGCTTCTGTGCGTAAAGAACTGGCCTTGGCACTCCGGGACCTGCTGGCCCATGGACTGTACTCTCCTTCCCAGGGTATGAGCCTGGTCCTTGCCCCCATTTCCTGCTTGCTGCCCTTCAGCTCTTCTCCCCAGACCCTGCATCCCTGGGAACTTTTCGTCAAGTACTATCATTCCAAAAACGGCCAGGCGTTTGTGGAATCGCCCGCTCGGCAGCTCTCTCAATCCTTCAGTTTGCCCGTAGGGGGCGGTCCTGTGACGGTCACTCCCAAGCAGTCTCTGTTATGGGCCATCCATACAGTTCTCAAAGAGCATGGACGATTCAAGCGTAGCGCGGACTCTGAGTTTAAGGCCTTAGTGTGCATGGCCCTCAATGAGCAGAGGCTTGTGTCCTGGGTCAACCTGCTGTGTAAGTCTGGGACGCTCATCCACTCACACTACCAGCCCTGGAGCTACATGGCCCAAACGGGCTTTGAAGGTGCCCTGCGCATCCTGGGTCACCTCAGCCATCTCAAATTCAGCCTTCCTGTAGATTTAGCTGTCAGGCAGCTTAAAAATATCAAAGATGCTTtctaa